Sequence from the Entelurus aequoreus isolate RoL-2023_Sb linkage group LG28, RoL_Eaeq_v1.1, whole genome shotgun sequence genome:
tgtccatactattttgccctaatcttagccAATCATGACTCATAGTAAACCCACCAACCAATTATGGATTTTCGTATACGTAAAGCAACCAATCATCATCGTTTCCCTTATATTTTGTCCCCTGtccgtggagttgcttcgctacgtagcttcgatttttaagttaattttttatggaaaaccgtagtttttaacactggattatcaaaaaccgtactatTACGAGAAAACGGTAGTTGTTGgctggtatggcaaagagacggatcaagattttaacacacattgtaggtagaaaaaaacattttttaaatatttttacagagatggATTTCCGACGAGACggaaaaaatcacatgcctgtatagTCCGTAGGTACTTTTTATTTCACGTAAGCGTACACATTGGGTTATTAGGATTACTAAAGAGTGGTTTTCTTTGCAGGTGTACCAGTGAAGAGGCATTGTAAATTTGAACACGTTTATTGAAAACGACGAAGAACCACAGCTTAGAACTGGATGACCTGGCcctgttaaaagaaaaaaaacaattgttgaaAAGGCAGCACAAGCAATAAAACAAGTTACACTTAAGTCTCTGCAATCACATGCCATTTAAAAAAGGAAATTGTGTGCATAGTCTGCTGGAAATACTTCTATCGGACTCAAACCACCAAAGTCTTGTTGACATCTGGACACTTAAGATGTGCTTTATTTACACGTTTATTTTTAAAACCCTGGATAATTCAACTTTCACTTCCACTTTTCTTGTGACCTCTATACTTCAATTGTGTCATTGTGCAAATAAGTGATTAAAGGCTTTTTAGAAAATGCATGTTaataactagggctgtgaatctttggggacCTCGATATTTGTTTATGATTCAGTTGTATATCGTtattgtatataaacatatattataCCTTTATTAATATGTATTTGGGGCTCCTTTTTTGGCTGCTGACATCCGCGGTATAGTAATTTCTGGTTTTCAGATGTGTTGGCACAAAGCATAGATGGAAGACTAGATACGTGAGCACTGTAGGAGCTTGCTAAACAACGTCCCTTACTTAGGGAGCAGGCATCCTTGTTTTCATTTTTGTGCCTTCTAAAACCACAGAATGCTTAGACACTTTTGATGGTCACTGTAAATTTGCTGCTCAAAGAGCCGTGTCGTATCTACATTCTACCTTTTCATATTTATGGCTGACATTGTTCTCTCTGCTGACTTAATCTAACATTCACCGTAAATTTTAGATATGAAGGTTTTTTTAACTGTTAttgtttttaacttatttgtcctGTATAGCACCTTGTGCACCATTGTGATGTTGgaaggtgctatacaaataaaccttgattgattaATCTACTCACCATTTCCTCTTAGCTGGGTACTTTGTGCTAAGGCGGTTCCAAATAAACTTCTGTTAAGGTGTACAAAGTATTCTTCCGTTTCATTACTTTACATTTCAACTTGCTTGGCGTTGCAATTAGCATAGCTTGTTCTCTCCTACTTCATGCATCTCTACCCTAGAGCTGAATTTTAGAAAAGTCTACTACTTtaacatacaaaaacaaatcagTATTTACATTTGTGTCCATTGATTCAGAAATATATACTTCTGGTTGCGACACAACAAAAGAGAACACTttctgttatattatcctctctctgaacttgactcttattaatctacttggtaAATTAATCTTGGTAACAAATTACTTTCTGATGTACCACAGTTCCATTTATACTTTGCTTACTaagcacttttttattttgttgtttcaaGCTTGCCATTACTAGTGTGTAACAGGTTTAGCCTGATGCTTCAGTCATATTTGTAACAAAGAATTCAGTTTAATTGTCACAATGGGAGCAGCTCCACACTGTATAAAGACACgattagctgctagccgcctgTTAATCGGGGGAACAAAAATAAAGTGTCAGCTAGAGGGGATCGGCTTTTGAAAAGTTATCGCCAATGGCCAATTGAGGACCTCACGAAAATCACTCGATGCTAATATGTGGTCGATCGATTGGCACATTACTAGTGCTGACTTGTAGGATTATATAAAACTAATGCAACAGGTCTTTTTCACAGCAGACTAATGGCTCCTTGTCTTCCGATTCACCACAGTCATTCTAACTGCACATAAAACACTTCATTGGTAGAAACACTTGCCTTTCTCTTCTTGTCACCACCCAACTCAAAGTGCTTGCATCTTTTGATGGCCAGCATTCTCTTAGATCTGCAGTTGGGCTCCACGCACTCAAGCCTCAACACGATCTTCTTTGTTGTTTTAGCCTTGAAACAGAAAGTACGTTTTAAACAAAGCAGAACTTTACATGTTGAAGATGCGCATGAACTTAGTGGAACTTACCTTTTTACGGAAGATGGGCTTTGTTTGGCCACCGTAGCCGCTCTGCTTGCGGTCGTATCTCCTCTTGCCTAGAGGATAGTTTCAGATCAGCAACAAAGGTCTAAACATTGACGACCGCCACAAGTATAATCGATAATTAATTTACTACCATCtgttcttaataattttgacaaaataatagaataataaatgataaaatatgttactgcatacgtcagcagactaattaggagcctttgtttgtttacttactactaaaagacaggttgtctagtatgttcactattttttaaggacttacctccaataagaaacatatgtttaatgtaccctaagattttttgttaaaataaagccaataatgcaattttttgtggtcccctttatttagaaaagtacctaaataattttagtaccggtaccaaaatattggtatcgttacaacactagtaggcatacaaatatgaaatacataaataaactatgtgtcaataaaaaaaaagggttcaagatgttcataattcttgttctgtgtactttgtgaacacttgtagtttgaacagtctcttaaactgaataatattggtgctttgtttgatttattaggtaaatccgttccataattgcattccacatactgatatactaaaggtttaaagtgttgtacgtgcacacaaatgttttaaattagatattcctctaaggttatatttctcctctttttttgagaagaattgtcgtacattcttggctagcagcttttagtttgctttgtacatcactttagctgtttgcaaatgcaccaaacgttaaatttcaataattgtgatttaataaataaagggttcgtATGtactctatatccaacattatgtattattgtagtttatcttttttgtaacagtgaatgaagcgcacatttgtagtttccccatatttctacacaataactcagatatggagAATATGAAGAGATTtttggtctagatcaggggtcggcaacccgcggctctagagccgcatctttagcgccgccctagtggctctctgaagctttttaaaaaatgtatgaaaaatgaaaaaagatgaggggaaaaaatttttttgttttgttttaatatggtttctgtaggaggacaaacatgacacaaacctccctaattgttataaatcacactgtttgtattaaacatgcttcactgatttgagtatttggcgagcgccgttttgtcctactaattttggcggtccttgaactcacccagtttgtttacatgtagaactttctccgactttctaggacgtgttttatgccacttctttttctgtctcattttgtccaccaaacttttaacgttgtgcgtgaatgcacaaaggtgagttttgttgatgttattgacttgtgtggagtgctaatcagacatatttggtcactgcatgactgcaagctaatcgatgctaacatgctacttagtctagctatatgtacatattgcatcattatgcctcatctgtagctatatttgagctcatttagtttcctttaagtcatcttaattcaatgtatatctcatgacacactatctgtatgtaatatggcttttaatttgttgcggctccagacaaatttgtttttgtatttttgctccaatatggctctttcaacattttgggttgccgacccctggtctagaacatgttttgccttattcattattgacgtgtttcttgctactttaagtTGTATATTTTTCAATTGTATATTCAAATGACTGTGTATGTTCAATTTGTTTACACTTCAGTCACACTTGACAGATCCACATGATCCAGGCCTAAATTAGACTCAACATGACATTTaggactgcaacaactaatcgattaaaaaaatagttggcgattaatttagtcatcgattcgttggatctatgctatgcgcatgcgctgaggctacgtttttttttttaataaacctttatttataaactgcaacgtttacaaacagctgagaaacaataatcaaagtaagtacaaaaacagtacaaaacagcgccaggggggcgctgaggctacgtctcatgaggtgacagtaagccagccaatgatgtgtcatgtgcagctcacgtgacgacgaggAGATTTTTTTAAAGGAAGCGAAGCAGCAACTGTTGTATATTAACTTTCAGAGTGTTAGGAACTTCTTGGAGAGGGCATTTTCTGTGTTTTGAGTCGCAACAgtcattcatgagttcagcttttttgtgagtaacgttaacgttatccctttgttgcaacgcggggctgataatgtgtctccggcacatttgactccgttttgacaGAGAAAACgtacggttaccaatttcgaaataaacgtaacggacaggaATATCTCAGGttcgtttcataatggatcaatgtagccgggccgataaagctatataaatctatttagatttgagtgacgctttagtataactaaacgttatgaaggtgctggaatttttcatgctattattcagaggcagcctgaaatgaatcctttaatattcacaacagaaacgtgtacaatatctgatctgatgagttacatttctgtgttatttttGGTGTGACGTGTGGACAAGTGTAGCCACGGAAGCCTACCTTGGCAATACATGCAGTTACATTGGAGACGAATGGAACATGAAGTCAATCTGCCTTACGACCATGCCACTAGAGGAAAGACATTCAGCATCCAACATTGCAGAATGGTTGGAATAGGTAGTAGCCAGGTTTGAAATTCCCCCAAGCAAAATTATTGCTATTGTGCATGACAATGGtgcaatttataaaaaaaaaacatttttgcgacattttccttgttttatttggcaagttgaaagaacataatTTAatcaaaatatattccaattgaaaaaaatatataaagacagaacaataaaatcatatggacagccataagtgtttacattttgctttatatttattattttttgactggttttgtatcatcccgtgaggtgtatattacttttgtttatatttaattcagtttgtacttcatgaagttttgcacttgtgttttttttgtgtgttttcgttatattttaatgtaattgttggtttatatgatattaagtaagactacgtattatgttgaagggggcaggaaaatataagatttttcttcatcctgctccttctcaggcattggtgtgtaactgtaattgtctattgatcaaagatgcacatcaatgaaggagataaataaaaatgaaatgaaaacatggtgccagtatgcgttttttttacaataaaatactggaaaggatagaactgtagtttgtctcttttatccggttattaatcgattaatcgaagtaataatggacagattaatcgactatcaaattagttgttagttgcagccctaatgacaTTTCTACTAAGTTATAGCATGCAAATCAGTGGGGAAAAACCTAATTACTTAAACTGTATTTAAATAAAACTCACTAGACTACATTCATTATGCTACTCACCCTGTGCATAGAGGGAATCCTTTCCCTTCTTGTACTGGGTAACTTTGTGGGGTTGGTGCTTTTTGcactttttgcagtaagtcctgcgCGTCTTCGGGACGTTCACCTGAGCACATCAACGACAGAAAACTGTCAGCATGTATGACGTGACATTCTTCCAACACATCCAATGTGATAATGCAAATGTACAAAAGCCTTAGCTGTTATATCAAGCCGCCATTTAAATGGGTGAGAATGCTTGCGAGATTAGCGTCTCTTGTTTTGTTAGCATTAAAGCATTAATATTTGTCACACAAGTAAACCCAATCTACGAGTGTCTAATTTATCCCCCAGCATTACTTTGACGTTAATACATTCTTAAAATTGCAGCATTTTAGGCCGGCTAGCAACAAGGCTAGCGAGCCAAGGCTGTATCGGCAGAAGGAGATTTTCCTCCCAAAATgacacaatggcaaaaaaatagtgGCATCGTTACGACTATTGAAACATTATACGCGTATGTAAGCAATCAAAATGCACGGATGATGTATTAAACTATGAGATAGAGGTCGATTCAACAAAGTAGGTTTGTGTAGCGACAACATACCATGTTGGCGACCCGATGCAGCGAAAAAGAGGAAGTCCAGACCCGGAAGCACTTGTTTAAAGTGCAGTACGAGAGTGATGAGGGTTTTTCCGCCCCCTAGTGGTTAGGATTTTTAATGGAGGACCAAAACATACTAATTACAGTACAAATGTACTTTAAACCAGggtcacggaccggctttctacgtgtggcagataaaaacagccaaACAATTTGCCTTTGGCTACAtcctggcacattaacattttatatgtccattaattaagttaaagttaaagtaccaatgattgtctcacacacagaggtgtggcgaaatgattccctgcatttgacccatcacccttgatcaccccctgggaggtgaggggagcagtgggcagcagctgtggccgcgcccgggaatgtgcattgtcccttgtACTATAACAAGggctatacacacatatatatatacacacacacacatatatatatatatatatatatacatatatatatatatatatatatatatatatatatatatatatatatatatatatatatatatatatatatatatacatatatatatatatatatatatatatatatatatatatatatatatatatatatacacatacatatatatgtatgtgtatatatatatatatatatatatatatacacatacatatatatgtatatacacatacatatatatgtatatatatatatatatatatatacacatatatatatatatatatatatatatatatatatatacacatacatatatatgtatgtgtatatatatatatatatatatatatatatatatatatatatatatatatatatatatacacatacatatatatgtatgtgtatatatatatatatatatatatatatataaatatatatatatacatatatacatatacatacatatatatatatatatacacacacatatatatacatatacatgtatatatatatatatatatatatatatatatatatatatatatatatatatatatacatatacatgtatatatatatatatatacacatatacacacacatatatatatatatatatatatacacatacatacatatacatacatacacatacatatacatatacatacatatatatataagtgtgtatatatgtgtgtgtatatatatatacacgtacatatatatgtatgtgtatatatatatatatacatatatatatatatatatacatatatacatatatatatatatatatatacacatatacatatatatatacacatatatatatatatacatacatatatatatatacacacatatatatatatatatatatatatatatatatatatatatatatatatatacatatacacacacatatatatatatacatatatatatatatatatatacacatacatacatatacatacatacatatacatacatatacatacacatacatatatatataagtgtgtatatatgtgtgtatatatatatatatatacacacacatatatatatatatatgtatatatatatatatgtgtgtgtgtgtgtgtatatatatacacacacatatatacacacttatatatgcatatataaatatatatatatatatacacacatatatacatatatatatatatatatatatacacacacacacacatatatacatatatatacatatacacatatacatatatatatatacatacatacatacatacatatacatatacatacatacacacatatatatatgtatatatatatatatatatatatacatatacatataaagatagatagatagatagatagatagatggatagatagtacttccttcaggagagttccctcaggaaaataaaaaaatatacatatatatatatacatatacatatatatatatatacatatatatatatatatatatatatatatatatatatatatatatatatatatatatatatatatacacatatatatatatacacacacacatatatatatatatgtatatgcatatacatatacatatacatacatatacatatacacatatatatatacatatatatatacatacatatacatatatatatacatatatatatatatacatacatatacatatatatacatatatatatacatatatatatatatatacatacatatacatatatatacatatatatatacatatatatatatatatatatatatacatacatatacatatatatacatatatatatatatatatacatacatatacatatatatatacatatatatatatatatgtgtatatatgtatatatatacacatatatatatacacacacatatatatatatatatatatatatatatatacacatatatatatatatatatatacacacatatatatatatatatatacacatatatatatatatatatatacacatatatatatatatatacacacatatatatatatatatatacacacatataaatatatatatatacacatatatatatatatacacattatatatatatatatatatatgtatatatatatatatgtatatatatatgtatatatatatatgtatatatatatatgtatatatatatatatatatatatatgtatatgacggcgtggcgaagttggtagagtggctgtgccagcaatcggagggttgctcgttacccaccttctaccatcctagtcacatccgttgtgtccatggggaagacacttcacccttgctcctgatgggtgctggtagcgccttgcatggcagctccctccatcagtgtgtgaatgtgtgtgtgaatgggtgaatgtggaaatactgtcaaagcgctttgagtaccttgaaggtagaaaagcgctatacaagtataacccatatatatatatatatatatatatatatatatatatatatatatatatatatatatatatatatatatatatatatatattcatatttatgtatgtatgtatgtatgtatgtatgtatgtatgtatgtatgtatgtatgtatgtatgtatatatatatatatatatatatatatatatatatatatatatatatatatatatatatatatacacacatacatacataattttttttatatttatataaatatacatatatatatgtacatatacacttttggggtcactttaaaatgtccttattttttaaggaaaagcactgtacttttcaatgaagataactttaaactagtcttaactttaaagaaatacactctatacattgctaatgtggtaaatgactattctagctgcaaatgtctggtttttggtgcaatatctacataggtgtatagaggcccatttccagcaactatcactccagtgttctaatggtacaatgtgtttgctcattggctcagaaggctaattgatgattagaaaacccttgtgcaatcatgttcacacatctgaaaacagtttagctcgttacagaagctacacaactgaccttcctttgagcagattgagtttctggagcatcacatttgtggggtcaattaaacgctcaaaatggccagaaaaagagaactttcatctgaaactcgacagtctattcttgttcttagaaatgaaggctattccacaaaattgtttgggtgatcccaaacttttgaacggtagtgtatatatacacatctatatatatatatacacacatacatacatacatacatacatacatacatacatacatacatatatatatatatatatatatatatatatatatatatatatatatatatatatatatatatatatatatatatatatatatatatatatatatacatacatacacacacatatatatatatatatatatatatatatatatatatatatatatatatatatatatatatatatatatatatatatatatatatatatatatatatatatatatatatatatatatatatatatatatatatatatatatatatatatatatatatacacacacatatacatacatatatatacatacatacagatatatatacatactagggctgggcgatatggcctttttttaatatctcgatatttttaggccatatcgcgatacacaaaatatatctcgatattttgccttagccttgaatgaacacttgatgcatataatcacagcagtatgatgattctatgtgtctacattaatacattcttcttcatactgcattaatatacgttcattttaaactttcatgcagagagggaaatcacaactaagtcaattgaccaaaagtgtatttattaaacagttattaagcagtggcacaaacattcatgtcatttcaaaacagaaagtgcaaaattgtcagtcattttaaaacaagctattagtgcacttttgtgcatgatgtctctaagatgacatatcaaaacaacactaaattaaagtttgtacagaacgccactacaatagtttaaaacaaataaagtgcacttttgtacatgatgtcacacaagatatttcaataagtgtcaaataaaaattagctgcttaataggaaatcaaattgtgtacatccttcgctatgtggtaggttcctgcggacgttatctcttttgttgttgactatttttgtcatacggtgttgatctggaaatgtttgcctcagcattttgatggtgtgggcgtgtggcaccgaacggagatgttgacatgcggagtaagcactctacattctctagcaggtgacttttcaaatgatgctacatattagcacaaatgctactttttgtagcaatgctttttccccacacttgacaaattacggttgtctgttcgacatattcccgcttgaagccaaaccaccgccagacgatggaccccgtgctgtttttcttgggaattaattcttccttcatttgttaccagattcgcaccttctttctctcgtattaccactcgcaccacagctaactttagccatgctgctaccacTCTGCGGCGCGAGGGCgtacgtgacagtatgtgacgtatgtaagaaggtgcgctcgctgtctgtgaggacagacaagaaagagtgggaagagcctgcagtataatgtccgcagctaaaagcaactgcgtgagaacgtatactcgaatatcacgatatagtcattttctatattgcacagagacaaacccgcgatatatcgagtatttcgatatatcgcccagccctaatacatacatatatatatatatatatatatatatatatatatatatatactgtttatacatacatacatacatacatacatacatacatacatacatacatacatacatacatacatacatacatacatacatatatatatatatatatatatatatatatatatatactgtttatacatacatacatacatacatacagtatatatactgtatatatatacatacatatatacatacatatacatctataaacaagcttaatggtgtgtttagtgggacaggcgaaagttaagtcagagaaaatgcgctagtttataaattaattattgtttctgtgcggcccggtagcaaatgtgtcacggaccggtaccggtccccggaccggtggttgcggaccactgctttaaactaCATGTTTATTTGATCACAAATAAGTAATGATATACCATGTatactaaaaaaataacattattatAACTCCATAAAATATACATAGTATATTTTAATGTCCACACAAACAGTTTAAATAACAACCCTACTATAGGGTAACCACTCGAGAAAGGAATGTTGTGTTAATGTTTAGCCCTCTACTGCTTGTCACCAACACTGTCCATGAGGCTGATGTGAAAATGAGCAGCGAGGGAGTTAAAACAAAAAGAGGGAAGTAAGCCGTGAGTTCCTCTGTGGGTTGGTTTTAAGttccatgtcacacacacacacacacacacagttagaaCGCACACTTTATGGAGGTTGAAGCTCCACACTCTAAACCTCAACGTTGGAAGTTGGCTGTCAAATGAACGGGTAAGTAGCAAGCAGCTTTGATTAAAAAATATTCAGTTAAATAATCAGTGGAAATTCAATAATGATTTTTTAAGAAcgttatataccgtatattatatttttaaaccAGTTAAAATAGTCAAGTTTTGTTATTGCACCAATATAAGCCATATAAGAAGGACATTAGTTGGGACAAGGCTTAATCTTGTATACTGTATAACACAATGCAATTTCCTAATACTGTAAAAATATTTACTACATTTTAAAATATCACAAATGTATTTTTACAGAGTACAGTAAAGTAAATACATACTTTACtaaactttaaaatattttaagtaaAGTTAAAAATTACATTTGTTTGTATTAATAAGCAAAATGTTCTACTATAGGTATTCatatatttatttcaatgaaatacaaaataataaaagtaaagtACTTCGCATTATTACTTAGACTTCTATATTGACATACCTGAGGAGAAATCCACTAATCCACCTGTTTCGCTCTTTTACTGTCTCATTTATCCTGCATGCAAGCAAACACGTGCATGTTTTTTTCACTTGCCACAGACTTATCTGTCAGGAAGCATCAGGAGAAACAGCATCTTCACAGGTTCCTGCTAAAACTAAGTCTCACAAACAAACACAGGCGGcaagaaaaccaaaaaaaactgttttctccATTGAAATTTAGACGTTGTGGCAATGTATTGAATATTTAGACAACATAGTTTTATATTTAGATCTAGAACAAACTGTGGGAAATTGAGCCAACACAGCAGCAGTATTAAAACAGATATATAAAAGCTAGCTATAGAGCTAGGTATATAAAACGTTCATAACACAAGCTGAAAAATAAACAATCAGTGCAACTGTATTGCTAAAATATATTGATATCATTaacaaacaaataattaatgatattagttattatatataatataataa
This genomic interval carries:
- the rpl36a gene encoding large ribosomal subunit protein eL42 yields the protein MVNVPKTRRTYCKKCKKHQPHKVTQYKKGKDSLYAQGKRRYDRKQSGYGGQTKPIFRKKAKTTKKIVLRLECVEPNCRSKRMLAIKRCKHFELGGDKKRKGQVIQF